In the genome of Variovorax sp. PAMC26660, the window GAAGCGCGCCGTCGCGCTGTGCGATGTGCGGGTGGCCGGGCAGGGCGGTGGGGGATACGTTGCTCGCCATCACTTGCGCGCTCCGTTGCCGGTGGTGGCTGCAGCGGGGGCGCTGCTGGCTGCGGCCGGTGCTGGAGCCGCCTCGGTCGAGGGGGTTGAGTTCAACAAGCCGCCCGGCACCAAAAGCTGCGGCAGCGTGGCTCGTTGGGCGGCAGCCGGATCGTTCGGTTGATACAGGGCGCCCTTCTGGCCGCAGGCAGCCAAACCGGCTGCCCCCGCGACGAGGCAGACCATGAGCGCAGTGCGGGCGCGAGCGCTCACTAGAATTTGGCGGAGATTCAACATAACGAAATTGTAATGACCGACACCGAGTACATGGACCGCGCAGAAGCCGCACTTGCTGCCATCGAGCAGGCTTGCGACAGCATCAACGACGTGACCGAGGCCGATCTCGACAACCAGAGGGTGGGCGGGATGATCACGATTTCATTCCTGAATGGCAGTCAGTTGATCGTGAACCTGCAGAAACCCCTGCAGGAAATCTGGCTTGCCGCGCGTTCCGGTGGCTACCACTACAAGCACGACGGCCAGGCCTGGGTCGACACCAAGACGGGGGAAGAGTTCTTCGGCAACCTGTCGCGCGAGGCGACCCTTCAGGCAGGGCAGCCGCTGGTGTTCGCGGCTGCCTGATCGTCATCGTCAGTTCCTGAAGAGATCGAGGATGCGATTGCGCTCCTCGGGCGGGGCCGGCGGGCTCGACGGTGCGCCGCCTTGCGACTCTGCTGGCGCGGCAGGTGTCGATTCCACGCCCAGGCTGGCAACGCCGCGGCCCGGTGCGTAGTCGTCGTAGTACCACTCTCCGCCCACGTTCACGATGCCCGAAGGCGGCGTGGCGGACAGTTCGGTCACGGGCACGCCCTTGATGGCGGTTTCCATGTAGTTGATCCAGATGGGCAGACTCAGGCCGCCGCCGGTTTCGCGGTCG includes:
- the cyaY gene encoding iron donor protein CyaY — translated: MTDTEYMDRAEAALAAIEQACDSINDVTEADLDNQRVGGMITISFLNGSQLIVNLQKPLQEIWLAARSGGYHYKHDGQAWVDTKTGEEFFGNLSREATLQAGQPLVFAAA
- the lptM gene encoding LPS translocon maturation chaperone LptM; the protein is MLNLRQILVSARARTALMVCLVAGAAGLAACGQKGALYQPNDPAAAQRATLPQLLVPGGLLNSTPSTEAAPAPAAASSAPAAATTGNGARK